The following are from one region of the Segatella oris genome:
- a CDS encoding BamA/TamA family outer membrane protein, whose amino-acid sequence MKYKWIYILVVSLLLVSCNATKFVPEGSYLLDGVKVESADKELDASTLQDYVRQKGNSKWFSLFKIPMGTYALAGRDSTKWLNRMLRHIGEEPVVFDSLQAQLSMDDLTTAMHNMGYMHGRTEMKVTRKGRKVKVVYRLLPGEPYRIAIVHYDIQDSLIKKLIATYRGRNAFKPSLKSGSRFTVDALNAERTKLTSFLLNHGYYKFHKDFIQYSADSARNSRDINITLQLLPYRTTNLSSDTLHPCYTIDSIRYLSGDDDERLHLRKSVLRNATMLDAHTPYSADGLQQTYNKFARLQAVRYTNISFREHPDTTLLDCDIQISTNKPNTISFQPEGTNTAGDFGAAASLTWENRNLFRGSELLSVQLRGAYEAITGLEGYQNQNYVEYGLESKLQFPRFLAPFLSSTFKHRSLATSELSLSYNLQNRPEFHRRVFSSAWRYRWSEPHHHISYRVDMLDLNYIYMPWISSTFKRDYLDDVTNRNAILRYNYEDLFIMKIGAGLSYSDGENAVRANIETAGNILRGLSNAFRFKQNKNGQYTLFNIAYAQYVKFDIDYTHLFHFDSRNSLAAHVDLGIAWPYGNSTVLPFEKRYFSGGANSVRGWTVRGLGPGKYRGSDGRIDFINQTGDVKLNLNLEYRSYLFWKLNGAAFIDAGNIWTLRNYAEQPGGQFNIVTFYKQIAVAYGLGLRLNFDYFILRFDVGMKAINPGYRTRNEHYAIFHPDFGRDIAFHFAVGLPF is encoded by the coding sequence ATGAAGTATAAGTGGATTTACATATTAGTGGTTTCATTGCTATTGGTGTCTTGCAATGCAACGAAGTTCGTTCCCGAGGGAAGTTATTTGCTTGATGGTGTCAAGGTGGAGTCGGCCGACAAAGAACTTGATGCTTCAACACTTCAGGACTATGTGCGCCAAAAAGGAAATTCTAAATGGTTTTCTTTGTTCAAGATACCTATGGGAACCTATGCACTTGCAGGCCGGGATTCAACGAAATGGCTTAACCGTATGCTCAGGCATATCGGTGAAGAGCCTGTTGTTTTCGACTCCCTGCAGGCTCAACTTTCCATGGATGACCTCACGACAGCCATGCACAATATGGGATATATGCATGGTCGAACCGAGATGAAAGTCACGCGAAAAGGGCGTAAGGTCAAGGTTGTCTATCGGCTTCTTCCAGGTGAACCTTATCGGATTGCCATAGTACATTATGATATTCAGGATAGTCTGATCAAGAAGTTGATAGCCACATATAGGGGCAGGAATGCCTTTAAGCCCTCATTAAAGAGTGGAAGTAGATTTACAGTTGATGCGCTCAATGCGGAACGCACTAAGCTGACGTCTTTCCTTCTAAATCATGGTTACTATAAATTCCATAAGGATTTCATTCAATATAGTGCCGACTCGGCACGTAATAGTCGGGATATCAATATCACACTTCAGTTGCTTCCTTACCGTACAACCAATCTTTCATCTGATACATTGCATCCCTGTTACACCATAGACTCTATACGTTATTTGAGCGGAGACGATGATGAAAGGCTTCATTTGAGAAAAAGTGTGCTTCGTAATGCAACGATGCTCGATGCACATACACCCTATAGCGCTGATGGTTTACAGCAGACTTATAACAAGTTTGCCCGTCTTCAGGCTGTGAGATATACGAATATCAGTTTTCGTGAACATCCTGATACAACTCTGCTTGATTGTGATATTCAAATAAGCACTAATAAACCTAACACGATTTCTTTTCAGCCGGAAGGAACGAATACGGCAGGCGACTTCGGTGCTGCGGCCAGCTTAACATGGGAAAACCGTAATCTTTTCCGTGGGTCAGAGTTGTTGAGTGTCCAGCTTCGTGGTGCTTATGAGGCTATTACAGGGTTGGAAGGCTATCAAAATCAGAATTATGTGGAGTATGGATTGGAGTCAAAGCTTCAGTTTCCAAGGTTTCTTGCTCCTTTCCTTTCAAGTACATTCAAACACAGAAGTCTTGCAACTTCAGAACTCTCTTTAAGTTATAACCTGCAGAACCGGCCTGAGTTTCATCGTCGGGTGTTCTCTTCTGCATGGCGTTACCGCTGGTCTGAGCCTCATCACCATATCAGTTATCGTGTAGACATGCTTGATCTCAACTATATCTATATGCCTTGGATTAGTTCTACTTTCAAGCGTGATTATCTTGATGACGTTACCAATCGTAATGCTATCTTGCGCTATAACTATGAGGACTTGTTTATCATGAAGATTGGTGCGGGCTTGTCTTATAGCGATGGAGAGAATGCTGTGCGTGCAAATATAGAGACTGCAGGCAATATTCTTCGTGGATTATCTAATGCTTTTCGGTTCAAACAGAATAAGAATGGACAATATACCTTATTTAATATAGCCTATGCCCAGTATGTAAAATTCGATATAGACTACACGCATCTGTTTCATTTTGACAGTCGAAACTCATTGGCCGCCCATGTGGATTTGGGTATAGCGTGGCCTTATGGCAACAGTACTGTATTACCTTTTGAAAAGCGTTATTTCTCGGGTGGAGCCAACAGTGTGCGTGGTTGGACTGTAAGAGGACTCGGACCAGGTAAATATCGCGGTAGTGATGGACGTATAGACTTCATCAACCAGACAGGAGATGTGAAGTTAAACCTTAATCTTGAATACCGCTCTTACCTTTTCTGGAAACTGAATGGAGCAGCCTTTATCGATGCAGGTAATATCTGGACGCTACGCAACTATGCCGAACAGCCGGGTGGTCAGTTCAATATTGTTACGTTCTATAAGCAAATCGCTGTGGCCTATGGCTTGGGCTTACGACTGAACTTTGACTATTTTATCCTTCGTTTTGATGTGGGTATGAAAGCCATTAATCCAGGTTATAGAACCCGTAATGAGCATTATGCAATCTTCCATCCTGACTTTGGGCGTGATATAGCTTTCCATTTTGCTGTCGGCCTGCCGTTCTAA
- a CDS encoding RNA methyltransferase, producing MISKTKTKFIKSLQLKKNREQTRLFIAEGHKLVEELLAMSRAHTLVATQEWLDSHSAPPADEVIEVTSDELRKVSLLQHPQQVLGLFPFFASDTHAINTSTLSLMLDGIQDPGNLGTIIRIADWFGINDIYCSQETADMYNPKVIQATMGSITRVRLHYGALEPMLKQLPADFPIYGTLLEGNDIYSEQLSAHGLIIMGNEGNGISAQVRQMVNCPLLIPNYPPNTPTAESLNVAIATAITCAEFRRRIK from the coding sequence ATGATCAGTAAGACAAAAACCAAATTCATCAAATCCCTTCAGCTGAAGAAGAACCGAGAACAGACACGTCTTTTTATTGCTGAAGGACATAAACTTGTCGAAGAATTGCTTGCCATGAGCCGAGCACATACCCTTGTTGCCACTCAAGAATGGCTTGACAGTCACTCTGCCCCACCTGCAGATGAGGTAATAGAAGTGACTTCTGATGAACTTAGAAAAGTCAGTTTGCTGCAACATCCACAACAAGTGCTGGGACTATTCCCTTTCTTTGCTTCTGACACTCATGCTATCAACACATCAACTCTATCGTTGATGCTTGACGGCATCCAAGACCCGGGAAACCTTGGAACGATTATTCGTATTGCTGATTGGTTTGGTATCAACGACATCTATTGCTCGCAAGAGACAGCTGATATGTATAATCCCAAGGTCATACAGGCTACTATGGGAAGTATCACACGCGTAAGACTCCATTATGGAGCACTTGAACCTATGCTCAAACAACTCCCAGCAGACTTTCCCATTTATGGCACCCTGCTTGAGGGGAACGATATCTATAGCGAGCAACTTTCTGCTCATGGTCTCATCATCATGGGCAATGAGGGCAATGGAATATCTGCCCAAGTCAGGCAAATGGTCAACTGTCCACTGCTTATTCCCAACTATCCACCCAATACTCCCACGGCAGAATCACTCAATGTAGCAATAGCAACAGCTATCACCTGTGCGGAATTCAGACGAAGAATAAAATAA
- the rplU gene encoding 50S ribosomal protein L21: MYAIVEINGQQFKVEEGKKLFVHHIKDAEAGKTVEFDKVLLVDNNGTVKVGAPTVDGAKVTVEVVNPLVKGDKVIVFKMKRRKDYRVKNGHRAQFTEVTVKSINA; this comes from the coding sequence ATGTACGCAATCGTAGAAATTAACGGTCAACAGTTCAAGGTTGAAGAGGGCAAAAAGCTCTTCGTGCATCACATCAAAGATGCTGAAGCCGGAAAGACTGTTGAATTCGACAAGGTGCTGCTCGTTGACAACAACGGTACAGTAAAAGTCGGTGCACCAACTGTAGACGGTGCAAAAGTAACAGTAGAAGTTGTGAACCCACTCGTGAAAGGCGACAAAGTAATCGTGTTCAAGATGAAACGTCGTAAGGACTATCGCGTAAAGAATGGTCATCGTGCACAGTTCACAGAAGTAACAGTTAAATCAATCAACGCTTAA
- the rpmA gene encoding 50S ribosomal protein L27, with the protein MAHKKGVGSSKNGRESASQRLGVKIWGGQKIIAGNIIVRQRGNKHFAGENVAQGKDDTLYALADGVVYFHKGKFNKSTVSVLSPEAYAEKTKAEA; encoded by the coding sequence ATGGCACATAAGAAAGGTGTAGGTAGTTCTAAGAACGGACGTGAATCTGCTTCACAGAGATTAGGCGTAAAGATTTGGGGTGGTCAGAAGATCATTGCCGGCAACATCATTGTTCGTCAGCGCGGCAACAAGCACTTTGCTGGTGAGAATGTTGCTCAAGGTAAGGACGATACGCTCTATGCACTTGCTGACGGCGTGGTATACTTCCACAAGGGCAAGTTCAACAAGAGCACAGTATCTGTACTCTCTCCAGAAGCCTACGCAGAAAAAACAAAGGCTGAAGCTTAA
- the uxaC gene encoding glucuronate isomerase, translated as MKQFMDENFLLETATSQELYHNHAAKMPIIDYHCHLVPEMVANDHKFRSITELWLGGDHYKWRAMRTNGVDEKYCTGEDTNDWEKFEKWAETMPYTFCNPLYHWSHLELKTAFGITKQLSPKTAREIYDECNEKLQQPEFSARGLMRHYHVECVCTTDDPIDDLRYHKKTRESGFEIKMIPAWRPDKAMNIEKPGYAEYMSQLGEVSGVEINHFADMVDALKKRHDFFAENGCRLSDHGVEEFYDEPYTDSQIEIIFEKALRGQQLSTLEIRQYKHAFLKLCGEMDAEADWTQQYHYGAIRDNNSLMFDKLGPDTGFDSIGEFNTARAMSHFLDELSKEGKLTRTILYCLNPCANEVLATMIGNFQDGSCPGKMQFGSGWWFNDQLDGMTKQLKALSVLGLLTRFVGMLTDSRSFLSYPRHEYFRRLLCNLLGNDVEKGLLPNDKESLARMVEDISYNNARQYFKFY; from the coding sequence ATGAAACAATTTATGGATGAGAATTTCCTCTTGGAAACGGCTACCTCGCAGGAACTCTATCACAATCATGCGGCTAAAATGCCTATTATCGACTATCATTGTCATTTGGTTCCGGAGATGGTTGCCAATGATCATAAGTTCCGTAGCATCACGGAGTTATGGTTGGGAGGTGATCATTACAAATGGCGTGCCATGCGCACGAATGGAGTTGATGAGAAATACTGCACAGGAGAGGATACTAATGATTGGGAAAAGTTTGAGAAATGGGCCGAGACGATGCCTTATACTTTCTGTAACCCATTGTATCATTGGAGTCATCTTGAGTTGAAAACGGCTTTCGGAATCACTAAACAGCTCAGTCCAAAGACTGCCCGTGAAATCTATGATGAGTGTAATGAGAAGCTCCAACAGCCTGAATTCAGTGCACGTGGGCTGATGAGGCATTATCATGTGGAGTGTGTCTGTACCACCGATGACCCTATTGATGATCTGCGTTATCATAAGAAGACACGTGAAAGTGGCTTTGAAATCAAGATGATACCCGCTTGGCGTCCCGATAAGGCTATGAATATTGAAAAGCCGGGCTATGCCGAATATATGTCTCAATTAGGCGAAGTGAGCGGTGTAGAAATCAATCATTTCGCTGATATGGTAGATGCTTTGAAGAAGCGTCATGACTTCTTTGCAGAAAATGGATGCCGTCTTTCAGATCACGGAGTGGAGGAGTTCTATGATGAACCTTATACCGACAGTCAGATAGAGATTATCTTTGAGAAAGCACTTCGAGGTCAGCAATTGAGTACACTTGAAATCCGTCAATATAAGCATGCTTTCCTTAAGCTGTGTGGAGAAATGGATGCTGAGGCCGATTGGACCCAGCAATACCACTATGGAGCTATCCGCGACAACAATAGTTTGATGTTCGACAAGCTTGGCCCTGACACGGGTTTTGACTCTATCGGAGAGTTTAATACGGCGCGTGCCATGAGTCATTTCCTGGACGAATTGAGCAAGGAAGGTAAGCTTACGCGTACAATACTCTATTGTCTGAACCCATGTGCCAATGAAGTTCTTGCCACTATGATTGGTAATTTTCAGGATGGTTCATGTCCGGGGAAGATGCAATTCGGCTCAGGTTGGTGGTTCAATGATCAGCTTGACGGTATGACTAAACAGCTGAAAGCCCTTTCTGTATTGGGCTTGTTGACTCGTTTCGTTGGTATGTTGACAGACAGTCGCTCGTTCTTGAGCTATCCACGCCATGAATATTTCCGTCGTTTGCTTTGCAATCTGTTGGGTAATGACGTGGAGAAAGGCCTTCTGCCGAATGATAAAGAAAGTCTGGCGCGTATGGTGGAAGATATTTCCTATAACAACGCCCGTCAGTATTTCAAATTCTATTAA
- a CDS encoding asparaginase, producing the protein MDNQRTINPTGRVLLIYTGGTIGMGINHQTNALEPLDFNHLVSNLPEMKYLTTGIDVFQFDHPIDSSDMAPELWASLVRIIAEKYEAYDGFVILHGTDTMAYTASALSFMLENLTKPVILTGSQLPIEHLRTDAKENLITSIELASAQHEDGTPFVPEVCIYFSGRLLRGNRSTKQNADGFNAFDSFNYPHLCEAGVRFQFSTHHILKPDYTKPMVPHFELNPNIMVLSLFPGIQASIFKHALDAPELKGVVMRSFGSGNAPQQPWLMEILKKASQRGVTIVNISQCVTGFVEMGRYDTGYQLKDTGVISGQDSTVEAAVTKLMYLYGRYGDDTKTIRQMLSCSLAGELHV; encoded by the coding sequence ATGGATAATCAGAGAACTATAAACCCTACAGGCAGAGTGCTGCTCATCTATACAGGCGGCACCATTGGCATGGGAATCAATCATCAGACCAATGCTCTGGAACCTTTGGATTTCAATCATTTGGTGAGCAACCTGCCCGAAATGAAATATCTTACGACAGGTATTGATGTGTTTCAGTTTGACCATCCCATCGACTCCAGCGACATGGCGCCCGAGCTTTGGGCCAGTCTCGTCAGGATTATTGCCGAAAAATACGAGGCGTATGATGGTTTTGTCATTCTCCATGGCACCGACACCATGGCTTATACGGCATCAGCTCTCTCCTTCATGCTTGAGAATCTTACCAAGCCTGTAATCCTTACAGGAAGCCAATTACCCATCGAACACCTCCGCACTGATGCCAAGGAAAACCTCATTACGAGTATCGAGTTGGCCTCGGCTCAGCATGAAGACGGCACTCCTTTCGTTCCCGAAGTCTGCATCTACTTTAGTGGCAGACTGTTGAGAGGCAATCGTTCAACCAAGCAAAATGCTGACGGTTTCAACGCTTTCGACTCTTTCAACTATCCACACCTGTGTGAAGCAGGAGTCAGATTTCAATTCTCTACGCATCATATTCTGAAACCTGACTATACAAAGCCTATGGTTCCACACTTCGAGTTGAACCCCAACATCATGGTTTTGTCATTATTTCCAGGCATTCAGGCTAGCATTTTCAAGCATGCGCTCGATGCCCCCGAACTGAAAGGGGTGGTCATGAGAAGCTTTGGAAGCGGCAATGCGCCTCAGCAACCATGGTTAATGGAAATTCTAAAGAAAGCCTCACAGCGAGGTGTCACCATTGTCAACATCAGCCAATGTGTGACAGGCTTTGTTGAAATGGGGCGCTATGACACAGGCTATCAGCTAAAAGACACAGGAGTTATCAGCGGACAAGACAGCACGGTGGAGGCCGCCGTCACCAAACTGATGTATCTCTACGGACGCTATGGAGATGACACCAAGACCATACGCCAAATGCTATCCTGCTCTTTAGCCGGCGAACTTCACGTCTAA
- a CDS encoding O-acetylhomoserine aminocarboxypropyltransferase/cysteine synthase family protein: MKKSLETICIHGGWKPTKGEPQQLPIYQSTTFKYDTSEQMARLFDLEDSGYFYTRLANPTNDAVAKKIAALEGGIGAVLTSSGQAANFYAVFNICEAGDHIVTSNAIYGGTFNLFGVTLKKMGIECTFIDPEWDDEKIEAAFKPNTKCFFGETISNPGGNVFDIERFAKIAHKHGVPLIVDNTFATPINCRPFEWGCDIVTHSTTKYMDGHATQVGGVVVDSGNFDWEAYGEKFHGLTTPDESYHGLTYTKTFGKMAYLTKLISQLMRDLGSIPAPQNSFLLNIGLETLHLRMKQHCSNAQKVAEWLEKNEKVAWVNYCGLPSNKYYRLGQKYLPKGSCGVIAFGLKGSREDAIQFMDRLDFISIVTHVADARTCVLHPASHTHRQLTDEQLQEAGVAPDLIRLSVGIENVDDIIADIEQALK, translated from the coding sequence ATGAAAAAAAGCCTTGAAACTATCTGCATTCATGGCGGATGGAAACCAACAAAAGGGGAGCCTCAGCAGCTGCCGATTTATCAGAGTACAACATTCAAATATGACACCAGCGAACAAATGGCACGCTTGTTTGACTTGGAGGACAGTGGCTATTTCTACACACGTTTGGCCAATCCCACCAATGATGCAGTAGCCAAGAAGATTGCAGCCCTTGAAGGAGGCATCGGAGCCGTGCTCACCTCTTCAGGCCAGGCAGCCAATTTCTATGCTGTGTTCAACATTTGTGAAGCAGGAGATCACATCGTTACTTCCAACGCCATTTATGGTGGAACGTTCAATCTTTTCGGCGTTACGCTGAAGAAAATGGGCATTGAATGCACGTTCATCGACCCGGAATGGGATGACGAAAAAATAGAGGCCGCGTTCAAACCAAATACAAAATGCTTCTTCGGCGAAACAATATCCAATCCGGGAGGCAACGTGTTTGATATCGAACGTTTTGCTAAAATAGCCCACAAGCATGGAGTTCCACTGATTGTGGATAACACATTTGCCACGCCTATCAACTGCCGTCCTTTTGAATGGGGCTGTGACATTGTTACCCACTCTACGACAAAATATATGGACGGACACGCCACACAGGTGGGAGGCGTAGTCGTAGACTCCGGCAACTTTGATTGGGAAGCCTATGGTGAAAAGTTCCATGGGTTAACTACTCCCGATGAAAGTTATCATGGTCTGACCTACACTAAAACCTTTGGAAAAATGGCATACCTCACCAAACTCATCAGTCAATTGATGAGGGATTTGGGAAGTATTCCAGCACCACAAAACTCATTCCTGCTCAATATAGGACTCGAAACTTTACACCTCCGCATGAAACAACACTGTTCCAATGCACAAAAGGTGGCTGAATGGTTGGAAAAGAACGAGAAAGTGGCTTGGGTAAACTATTGCGGTCTGCCCTCAAATAAATATTACAGGCTGGGGCAAAAATATCTTCCCAAGGGCTCATGTGGTGTCATTGCATTTGGCTTAAAGGGCTCACGAGAGGATGCTATCCAATTTATGGACCGCCTTGATTTCATTTCTATCGTAACCCATGTGGCTGACGCCCGCACCTGTGTGCTACACCCAGCCAGCCACACTCACCGTCAGCTGACCGACGAACAACTCCAAGAAGCAGGTGTTGCCCCTGATTTAATCCGCCTCTCTGTGGGCATTGAGAATGTGGATGACATCATTGCCGACATCGAACAGGCTTTGAAGTAA
- a CDS encoding TonB-dependent receptor: protein MRRIIAVLFLTITWTVCLAQSRQISGTLSDKDTKEALAQTTVQLLRVKDSSFVAGAISDNNGRFSVKAPGDGNFLVRITSVGYKTVVKHADIRGGKDVDFGTILVSADAVMLKGATITGQATKVSLKEDTFIYNASAFRTPEGSTIEELVKRLPGAQVSDDGKITINGREVKKILVEGKEFMAGDTKTALKNIPVSVINKIKAYDQKSDMAKVTGIDDGEEEAVLDFGMKPGMNKGVFGNVDLGIGTDHRYAEKAMGSYFNDKNRFMVFANANNINDKGFPGGGFRGFGSELQGLNASKMLGVNYNFELKDKLQLDASLRWNHSDGDVNAIGSVENFVSKVGAFSNSNKFTLSRSDSWEGRLRLEWKPDTMTNIMFRPQFSYTNSDNLTSNLSASFNADPYLYVVNPLAAESIEKLDAEGLMVNKRENSGISNNENKSIKGVLQFNRKFGSRGRNVTLRVGGNYGMRDNRNLSLSNVHLYQVMNAMGLDSTYQKNRWKLMPTTNYGYSLCFAYSEPILRAMFLQFTYEFQYKYSKSDRSTYDFSNLGETFFSGLPLEYGAWNHYLARLTNPLESYYDSNLSRFSEYRNYIHDFQLMLRVIRKKYNLNVGVMLQPQKSEYRQDYQGVHVDTVRTVTNFSPTLDFRYRFSKVSNFRISYRGTTAQPGISQLLDITDDSDPLNVSKGNPGLKPSFTNNFRLFYNNYIENRQRAIMTFVNYSNTHNSISDKVTYDEKTGGRTIQPENINGNWNVMGAFMFNTAIDSTGYFNINTFTNVNYNNYVAYAAQNAGSSSVKNTTRSTSLGERIEASLRNSWLEFALDGSLNYTHSRNQLQQRSNLDTWQFAYGGSLNVTFPWGMSVATDLHNNSRRGYSDASMNTNELIWNAQFSQGLMKGKPLTISLQFYDILHQQSNFSRVVNALMRSDTEYNSIYSYAMLHVVYRLNLFGGKAAPKGMPGLPMERPGRRGVPGGFVRRPM from the coding sequence ATGAGAAGGATAATTGCAGTCTTGTTTTTGACAATCACATGGACGGTCTGTCTTGCACAAAGTCGCCAGATAAGTGGGACGCTTTCAGATAAAGACACCAAGGAAGCATTGGCGCAGACGACTGTTCAGCTGCTTCGGGTTAAGGACAGTTCATTTGTGGCGGGTGCCATTTCTGACAATAATGGTAGGTTTTCAGTGAAAGCGCCTGGCGATGGGAACTTCCTTGTTAGGATTACGAGCGTGGGTTATAAAACCGTTGTCAAGCATGCAGATATCAGAGGTGGGAAAGATGTGGATTTTGGAACGATACTTGTCAGTGCTGATGCCGTGATGCTGAAAGGGGCAACCATTACGGGACAGGCCACTAAAGTGTCGCTGAAAGAAGATACTTTCATCTATAATGCATCGGCATTCAGAACTCCTGAAGGGTCTACGATAGAAGAGTTGGTGAAGCGCTTGCCGGGTGCACAGGTCAGTGATGACGGAAAGATTACGATTAATGGCAGGGAGGTTAAGAAGATTCTTGTTGAAGGAAAAGAATTCATGGCAGGTGACACGAAGACTGCTTTGAAGAACATTCCTGTCTCAGTTATCAATAAAATCAAGGCCTATGATCAGAAGAGTGATATGGCAAAAGTCACCGGCATAGATGATGGCGAAGAAGAAGCTGTGCTTGATTTCGGCATGAAACCAGGTATGAACAAGGGAGTGTTTGGCAATGTTGATTTGGGCATTGGCACTGATCATCGTTATGCGGAGAAAGCCATGGGCAGTTATTTCAATGATAAGAATCGTTTCATGGTGTTTGCAAATGCCAATAACATCAATGACAAGGGGTTTCCTGGCGGAGGCTTTCGTGGCTTCGGTAGTGAATTACAGGGGCTTAATGCTTCAAAGATGCTTGGTGTGAACTATAACTTTGAATTGAAGGACAAACTGCAACTCGATGCATCCCTGCGTTGGAATCATTCTGACGGAGATGTGAATGCAATTGGCTCTGTTGAGAATTTTGTCAGTAAGGTTGGTGCTTTTTCCAACAGCAATAAGTTCACTTTGTCGCGCAGTGATTCGTGGGAGGGGCGTCTGCGTCTGGAATGGAAGCCCGATACGATGACGAATATTATGTTTCGGCCACAGTTCAGTTATACCAATAGTGATAATCTCACAAGTAATCTCTCGGCCTCATTCAATGCCGACCCTTATCTCTATGTGGTCAATCCGCTGGCTGCCGAGTCTATTGAAAAACTCGATGCAGAGGGGCTAATGGTCAATAAGCGTGAGAACAGTGGCATCAGTAATAATGAGAATAAGAGCATAAAGGGTGTGCTCCAGTTTAATCGTAAGTTTGGAAGTCGGGGGCGTAATGTCACATTGCGTGTCGGTGGTAACTATGGAATGCGCGACAACCGTAATCTGTCGTTGAGCAATGTTCATCTTTATCAGGTGATGAATGCCATGGGGCTTGACTCTACCTATCAGAAAAACCGTTGGAAACTTATGCCAACAACGAACTATGGTTACAGCCTGTGCTTTGCTTATAGTGAACCAATCCTGCGGGCGATGTTTCTGCAATTCACTTATGAGTTCCAGTATAAGTACAGCAAGAGCGACCGCTCAACCTATGATTTCAGTAATCTGGGAGAAACATTTTTCAGTGGGCTACCACTGGAATATGGTGCATGGAATCATTATCTCGCGCGTCTGACAAATCCGCTTGAAAGTTATTATGACAGTAATTTGAGTCGTTTTTCGGAGTATCGTAATTATATTCATGATTTTCAGTTGATGTTGCGCGTTATCCGTAAGAAGTATAATTTGAATGTCGGCGTGATGCTTCAGCCACAGAAATCGGAATACAGGCAGGATTATCAGGGTGTTCATGTTGACACTGTGCGCACGGTGACCAACTTCTCGCCTACACTCGATTTCCGTTATCGTTTCAGCAAGGTGAGCAATTTCCGCATCAGCTATCGCGGTACTACTGCTCAGCCCGGCATATCACAGCTTCTGGATATCACTGACGACAGTGACCCTCTGAATGTCTCAAAAGGTAATCCTGGCCTGAAGCCTTCGTTTACCAACAACTTTAGGTTGTTTTACAATAATTATATAGAAAACAGGCAACGGGCTATCATGACTTTTGTGAACTATAGCAACACACATAACAGCATCAGTGACAAGGTGACCTATGATGAGAAGACGGGTGGGCGGACCATTCAGCCCGAAAACATCAATGGAAACTGGAATGTGATGGGAGCTTTCATGTTCAACACGGCTATTGACTCTACAGGGTATTTCAATATCAACACCTTTACAAATGTGAACTATAATAATTATGTGGCCTATGCAGCTCAGAATGCCGGTTCGTCCTCTGTAAAGAATACAACCCGTTCCACGTCTTTGGGTGAACGGATAGAGGCCAGCCTGCGTAACAGTTGGCTTGAATTTGCTCTTGATGGCTCACTGAACTATACACACAGTCGCAATCAGCTTCAGCAAAGAAGCAATCTTGACACATGGCAATTTGCCTATGGAGGTTCGTTGAATGTCACGTTTCCATGGGGAATGTCGGTGGCAACAGACCTGCATAACAATTCACGTCGAGGTTACAGTGATGCCTCTATGAATACCAACGAACTGATATGGAATGCACAGTTTTCTCAAGGATTGATGAAAGGAAAGCCTCTGACGATAAGTTTGCAGTTCTATGATATTCTTCATCAGCAAAGTAATTTCAGTCGTGTGGTCAATGCGCTCATGCGTAGTGATACAGAGTATAATAGCATTTACAGCTATGCCATGCTCCATGTGGTCTATCGTCTGAACCTGTTTGGAGGAAAGGCTGCACCTAAGGGAATGCCTGGTCTGCCGATGGAAAGACCCGGGAGAAGAGGAGTCCCAGGTGGTTTCGTCAGACGGCCGATGTAA
- a CDS encoding DUF4494 domain-containing protein yields the protein MRSRTAVWFETKIRYEKTMEDGMQKKVSESYVVDALSFTEAENTIIEEMRVYISGEFKVTDLKQAAYGEIFFSDADADDKWYKSRLQFITIDEKTEKEKRSTVTYLVQAGSVPAAVKHIEEVMGGTLIDYVIVSIQETQIMDVFEHNGPKKNPGGGNDVPEYEAPEKSEEPTVE from the coding sequence ATGAGAAGCAGAACCGCAGTTTGGTTTGAAACCAAAATACGTTACGAAAAAACAATGGAAGACGGCATGCAGAAAAAAGTGTCTGAAAGCTATGTCGTAGATGCCTTGAGCTTTACCGAGGCCGAGAACACCATTATTGAAGAGATGCGCGTTTATATCAGTGGAGAATTCAAAGTGACCGACTTGAAGCAAGCAGCTTACGGAGAGATATTCTTCAGCGATGCCGATGCTGACGACAAATGGTATAAGAGCAGACTGCAATTCATTACCATTGACGAGAAAACCGAAAAGGAGAAGCGCTCAACAGTGACTTACTTAGTACAGGCAGGAAGCGTTCCGGCGGCCGTGAAGCATATAGAGGAAGTCATGGGAGGAACACTGATTGACTATGTCATCGTGAGCATTCAGGAAACCCAGATCATGGATGTATTCGAGCACAATGGCCCCAAGAAGAACCCAGGCGGAGGCAATGACGTTCCGGAATATGAGGCCCCTGAAAAATCAGAAGAACCGACAGTTGAATAA